GAGGCACATCAGAAAGCAAGTCCTCTTTTATATAAAGTACACCAATTCCCATAGGTCCGAGCATCTTGTGGCCAGAAAAAGCAAAAAAATCACAGGATATTCTTTGTGCATCAATCGGCATATGAGGTACACTTTGTGATCCATCTATTAACACTTTTGCGCCGTATTTGTGGGCAATGTGTGTAATCTCCTCCACAGGATTTACTATGCCCAAAACATTTGACATATGCTGTACAGCAACCAACTTTACTTTGTCAGACATTTTTTCTTTAAAATCTTTCATAGAAAGCCTAAAATTCTCATCAAGATAGACATATTTGAGTCTCGCCTTTTTAGCTTCCGCTACCATTTGCCATGGAAGCATATTACTGTGGTGTTCGGCTATTGTCAGTATTATTTCGTCCCCTTCGTTTATATATTTCATCCCCCATGTATATGCTATAAAGTTTATTGATTCTGTAGTATTTCTCGTAAATATTATGGATTCTACTCTTTTTGCGTTAATAAATTTTTTTACTCTTTCTCTTGCCTCTTCATAAGCCTGTGTGGAAAGAGTGCTTAAATAGTGTGGGCTTCTGTATACATTGGCGTTTAATTCTTCATAATATTTATCCATAGCTTTTATGACTTCAATTGGCTTTTGAGTTGTGGCAGCATTGTCAAGGTAAATAAGCTTTTTACCATAAGGTTTAACATCTAATATAGGAAAGTCTTTTTTAATCTTTTCTACATCAACATATTTCACTTTAAAATCCTCCTTCCCATATGACACTTTTAGATTATTTATTGCAAAACCACGTTATTTTAAAGCCTTTTGAGGTTTCGCAATAACCTAGAGAAATTTTATCATGTTGTGTATCTTAGTCCACTTCTCTTGAGGGACCAACAAGCTTGAACAAACACAGTTTTTGTAACCTACATAAAGATATTAAACTTTGTAAAGTCCACATTTCCTTCACCGTGTCAATATCTCTGATACCAGATTTTGCAGGTGTTATTCCGCAACTGTGCTGAGATTGTTCACTGGTTGCTTAAGTCTATTCCAATACATCAAATTTTGAACTTTCTGATGTGAATCCTTAGAAGTCATTTTACCTGTTGGGGTATTCGATGTTAAAATTAAAATCAATTTTCTTCCTATCCTGCCTTAGAAAAAATTCTCCTTTCCTGGTGAGCTCATAATATGTGTGATTTCGATGCTTAACACTTTTTCGTCGTCGATGGTAATATTTAACTATTCTTCTTTCCACTCGCTTGATTAGTCCTCTCTCCTCCAAACTTTGAAGTCGCCTTCTGCTCTCTTCCAAGGATATACCCAGGCGTATCGCCAGAAGTTTTGCGTATTCTGGTCCAAGCTTTTTGAGATAGGTAAGAATTGTTAAATCAAGAAGTTCCTCTTGATTGTTGTTGACTGGCATACTCTCCACTCCTTTATTATGGATTAACCACTAAGTGGTTTGGTTTTTAAATACTATGTCTTGGTAATAAATCATATTGCTGAGCGTTTAAATACCAAAAACTTCCTCAGCATTGTATCTCGCAATTTGAGCAATAACTTCCAGTAAAGCCCCATTCAATTCTAGGTACTGCACTGTCTTGGGTACGCTCAGCAGATCATTGGGTTTTAGATTGCTGTAATCGCTATTTAGTGCGCCTCGCTGGAAGCATTCCAGATGATTCATCAATATGTTGAGAAGTGAAACCCTCCTTGCAAATGGTAAGCCCGGGAACAACCCCAAATTCTTCGATTAAGTCAATAATATCTAAATTAGCATGGTCTATAATCGTTTTTCCGGGTTTCATCCTCAAAGTAGCAACAATCTCAATTGTTTTTTTGGTAATTTCAACCTTGTTCTATAGCGGAGTATGAATGATTACTGAAACCCCATATTCCTTGGCAATCTTCAATTGCTCATGTAGAGCCTCCTGTTCCCGCTTGTTTCCCTCATGTAACCCGATCTCACCAAAGCCAATGACACCACTCATTTTAAGGTAGAAAAGAAATTTTCAACTTTTAACAAATCTATTCTCAAATTCAAACAGTGGCTAATTGATAACAACTGCTTTGATGTGTACATGAAATCTACCAGTAAATATTAGGTGCCTGCTATAACCTTTTGGAAGATACCATCCTTATCACTATTGCCAACCCCAAATGGGTGAATAAGGATGATAAAAAAGATTCCAAATGGGATTGACGACCTTTTTTACCTTGGTTTAGTACCAAGAACTGCCTCTTTCTATCATAAACTACCTCATTTCCTCTAATTTTTTTGATCATGATCTCTGTTTATCAATTCTTCAAAAGTCTTTGAAGAAAAAGCAAATATCGTTGTTGAATCTATCGAAGAATATCAGATGAATAAATCTGCTGGTAAGAAGAAATATGTTCAAATAACACGTGCTGGTGTTTACCTCTAACCTGCATTAGTACAAGTTGCCCATGCAGCCGTGAAATCGAACCGTTCATCTTACTACAGAATTAAGTATGAACACATCTTAAAACAAAGAGGAAAGAAGAGAACCAAAATAGCTATTGCAAGGATGATACTCACCGCCATATACCATAAGTTTGTTACTGGTGAAGAGTTCAATCCAAATAATCTGTTAAAATTGATATACCACAAGAAATGCTTGAAAAACAGGAAGATAAAGCTCTTAAACAGGCAATAAAACTTTTAGTTAACCAAGGTTTAATAAAAGCTTCTGACATTCCTGTGGCTACTCAATAAGGTTTAATTTTTTGCTACATAAAAGCCTTAGTTAAGTACATCTTTTTTTACTTTAATTCAATTATTTTTCACGCTACTCTCCTCCTTAAAAAATTTGGTAATCAGGAAGAATATTCCTTCTTTCATCATCGCATGTATCAACAACCTTATCCAATGATCAAAATATAAGCCACAGCCCTGGCTCTGTCTGTTAAAAGATACTCCTATATTGCTGCTTGATAAAGCCGCTTCTGTTTTTAGATTCAGTCTCAGAAAAACAACTACAAAAGTGCTGAAGGTGCTAATAAAGGGCATACTACTATTATAGTAGCCTATAGACTTTAGATTATTCAGAAGATGGATATTATATTTATGTTATATCTAATTGCGTATAGATAGTATGGCGTATGTTCCCCTTTTTCTCCTTTAACATTAATGTTGGGTTATAGATTTTAAATTAAAGTTAAATCTGTATTTGGTTTCTGCCCACAAAACTCTTTGAGCTACCATAGCTTCTAGGTTCAGTTTGATATCTTCTAATATCATTTCTTTAAATTTGTTATATCCCGCTCTGTCAATAAGGTGTTCGCCGTGGAGGTATTCAGGTTTGTTATTCATAACATAAGCGGAAAATGCTTTCCAGTTTTTAAGTACACCTAAAACCACATCTTCTTATAACCCAGCTTAAAAAGATTTTCCCCATACGAGGTATTTGTTGCTTTCCTGTTCTGTCGCCAATCAATACTCTGTAGAATTTTTTAGGGTTCCTGCTCCAAGCACCGATAGGACACACTAATAAGACACATTTGCTACAGCCGACGCAGCAACAGGTGTCTTTGATAATTTTGCCTTTTTATACAGATAAAACACGCGTTGCATGATGAACACACGCTTTCACACACTTTTTACACCCTATATATCACCATAATCGTATTCCGTCTTTGTAATGCCAATTATACCGATATCATTAACGTGAGCTTTAGCACAGTCGTTAAGGTACCCTGATATATTTAATTTTATGTGATAATCGCTGAGAAATATAATCCTTTCTATTTTCTGGCCAGGTTGGTTGTATCAATGTTAACATATATGTAATGACGTTTTGTCACTAACGTCCATTTCTGGTATTACTTATAATCCCTTCGTCAAATAATTAACTTTAACATAAGTATAGCACCTGTAAAAATCCTAGTCAAATAACAAATGGTTATAACAATAATAATAACTTCTTATATACTTATATTACCAGTTTTTATATATCTTCATGAATCCGTGAAAATAAAATAAATATTTTGATGTACTAAATAAGGTCTAAAACATAATATTATAAAGATCGGTTTTCAACTTCCTTTGGTCTAACATCGATATTCTTGCCTACAATACGTTTATTTTTACGAATATGTTTCTTCTTTGGTTTTAAAACGTAGTTTTAAAGGTAAATCAATATTTCTAACAGCTAATAATCCTCTATCGATATAATTGTATAAAGTTTTAGTACAGACCATGGATTTATCATTCCAGTTAAGATCTTTCTTACAATGACCAACGACTGCATCTGGTGACCATTTTTCATGTAATATTTTCGTTTCAGCATATTTCAAGAAAGCTTCTACTTTAGCTATTTTAAATTTAGCTACACAATTTGAACGATTTTTTTCATATATATCCTGACCAGTTTCAGGGAAATAACTTGTATAAGATGATAAATCACTGTAGATGATAGGTAAAGCCTTGAAGTTATCTCTGCATTTTCCACCATCCCAACCCGTACGTGAAACTTTCACCTCATACGGCTTTCTAACGATTTGTCGCCCTAACGGAGTCAGGCTTTAACGTCATCGTTATCACCTGCTTGTAATAATTCTCTGAATTTGTTGATTTTATTTTTCTGCTTATCTGTATAGTCATTAGAAATTTTGCTTTCATATACTACATGGTGGCATTTCCTGCGTAGTTATCATAAATTTGCAACCTTGACTCTATTATTCATAAGGATACAATTCCTTATGGTTAGTTACCTATTATTTCAAGGACTTTCAAAGTTGCAATTGAGAATTACTACAAGAACTAACCGTCTGGTGTCCTTCGTTCAGCATCATTTATATTATGATACATCATCACTACTATGACACCTCCGACTCCCTGCATGCTTCATCATGTCGCCACATTCCACATGCAGGTTCTCCTGCATTCCGACTCATCTATCCTTGTTTGTGACATTTAGGAGGGTATTATACTCCGGGAAGTTCACACCAATGTTTGAGTTATAGTTATGCATTGGCTATTGCAGGTTATTTCAAGCCTGTACATGCACGATGAAAAGCAAACATCATACATGGCTTCCATAGTTTCCATATTTCTATGGCCAGATATAGAAACAAATACCACTGTGGCAACCAATAATATGATCTTTGTTTGTAGTTTCATTACTTTTTTCAAATGCATCCCCTCAATTTTAATATATGTAAATTTAACATAAATTCGCGTGAAGCTAGAACAAAAAGCTACAAATTATTTTAATAATACTAGAATTAATGCATCGTATTTTTTAAGTAATTTTAGGGTAAATAATAAAATCCTCTTATTTTCTGATAGTATAGTATAATGCCTCATCTGTCAAGACAAATGAGGCATTATACTTTTAACTACATAAAAATTAAACTTTTACATTTACTTTATTAACAAAATTTCTATTACATCCAACTTTTATAGTTTTTTATGATGTAATAACTTTACTATTTAACTTTTTCATTTTATTATCTCTAAGTTTAAATGCATAAGAAACAACAAATGGACAAATCATGGCAGATATTACACACGCCGCTGCTACTTGGGCAGTAGCACTTGCCGCCACTGCGGTAAATGTCGAATCTAATGATGCAACAACAGCTGGTGTAGCTACTGCATTTCCTGCAGTTGACCCTGTTCCTAAGCCAACTAATGGTTCTTCTTTAAATAATTTGAGAAGAATATAAGGGCCTATTCCTGTAAATACCGCTATTACACCCAATAATATACCAGGTCCTCCAGCTTTTATAATAGTCCTAAGATCCATTCCTGCTCCTAATGGGAATGAGAAAAACGGAATTAATAGTAATTTACTGCTTCCAAGGAAAGATTTCATATCAGGATCAATATTTCCTAAAATCAACCCTATCAATATTGGAATTATAACTGCAGCAAGTGACTTAATAGGAATTTGTGCAAGTCCTGATGCGCCTAATGCAACTAATGTAAAAAATGGGCCATCTTTTAAAGAGAATAAAGCATAAGCACCAACATCAGTTTCATCTCCGTACTCTGAAGCAAGTGATGCATATAATCCACCGTTTGAATTTGTTAATGCTGAAATAACAGCCAATGGTGATAAACCTAATATTCCAACTGTTCCAAAAACTTTTCCAACAAATATACCAATACCAGCACCTAAAATGAACTTTCCAGCTATTAATATTGCACCTTTACTCCTGAAGCAAGTAATAATTTAGCTATAGCAGTTCCTGCAGCTCCTGCGCCATTTACGACAACCTTTATATCTTCTATCTTTTTATTAACAACCTTTAAAGCATTTATAATTCCTGCAAGAACTACTATTGCAGTTCCATGTTGGTCATCGTGAAATACAGGTATATCAAGTTCTTTTTTTAGTTTTTCTTCAACTTCAAAGCACCTTGGGGCTCCAATATCTTCTAGATTAATGCCACCAAAACCTGGAGCTATAAGTTTAACGGCTCTAACAATTTCATCAACATTTTGAGTATCTAAACATATAGGAAATGCATCTACATCCGCAAATTCCTTAAATAAAATAGACTTTCCTTCCATAACAGGTAATGCAGCTTTAGGGCCTATATTTCCTAGTCCTAACACTGCTGAACCATCTGTAACCACAGCTACCATATGTCCTTTTGAAGTATACTTGTATACATTTTCTTCGTTTTCATAAATTTTTCTGCAGGGCTCTGCAACTCCAGGGGTATAGACAAGACTTAAATCATCTCTTGTCTGTACCTTTACTTTTGATACTACATTTACTTTACCTACATTATTTTCATGAAGCTTTAAACTTTCTTCAAAATAATTCATCCAATTACCTCCTATTCATAGAAATTTCCAAGCTTCTTTACAAATAAAATAATAATATAAAATAGTGATTATTTAAATATTTTAAACTTTAAAAACAGATTATGGTCATAAAAAATATTTTGTTGATTTATTAACTATTATTTATTATTATTTTTATGCACAATCATAAATCAGGCAAATAATTATTTTATTAACTGTTATCTCACATCATCGTACGTACGTTTGGTGTGTGGTACGGTTCATTGAAACTTTAAGCATAATTAGATATCTTTGATAAACTCTTATATTCAATACTTTCAAAGTATTTATTTGTAAGAATCAACTATGGCAAGTAGAAGCTCACCTGATGTGTCAGCTAATATTTAGAGTTTCCATCCAAACCATTTTATATCATTGCCGTCAGTCTCCCTAATTTGAAGTCGCGTCACTTCATTATTTACATTTTCAAATTCCCTAATTTTTCTTCTTCCTTTGTAAAAGCTTAATAAGCAATATTTCGCTAATGTTCAATATCTCAGTTATTATATTTGTCAGTTTTGCAAATTTTGATTGTGTCTCAATATCCATTTTCCACCGGCTTTTGCCAACTTTTCTTGTTGGTACAATAAACAATTGTAGTGTTAAAAGAATTACAATCATCAATATACAATTAGTAAATAATAACGTTACATCTGTCGTTAAAAATATAAATATACCAAATAAAACCTGTATGTGATGTATTTGAAAATACGCTTTCAAATTCCGCCTATATCGTTGTTAATCCTATATGTAATTTCTCCTTTTTTTGCATTCGAAAAAAAACTTATAGACATATGCTGCAAATGATTGTATAAATTTGCTGCATTTTAGACAATAATAAAAAATAAAAAACCCCTTGTCAAAAATAAAAAACCATGTTATAATAACATCTGTCAGTTGTTGCCGAATGGTGTAACGGTAGCACCGGTGACTCTGGATCATCTAGTCTAGGTTCGAATCCTAGTTCGGCAGCCAATATGTGGCCTTATCGTCTAGTGGCCTAGGACATCGCCCTCTCACGGCGAAGACAGGGGTTCGACTCCCCTTAAGGCTACCATCTATATGCAAACTTTATCGTCTACCGAGAGCTTGAAGTAAACTTCAAGTCTGTCAGGAAGGACGATTATTTTATTTTAGTTGTTATACTCAAGCCAGATCTCATATTTAACTATTAATATGTATTTCAAGTTCAGTTATTTTGAATTTAGACTAAAATGGAATTATCTAATAGCTAAAATATTTTTCCTACTGCATGGAAGTTTAATCATTGTATCGTAAATCGTATATATTAAAAAAGCAGGAATATTTTATCCTGCTTTTTTAATATGATGTAAATTTCCAAAACAACATTTTCTACAAAGCTGTTCAGTCAATCATTTTTCACTTAAAAACTTGTGTATAGATGCTGCTGCTTTTTTACCGGCACCCATTGCAAGTATTACTGTTGCTGCGCCTGTCACAGCATCAC
The nucleotide sequence above comes from Thermoanaerobacterium sp. CMT5567-10. Encoded proteins:
- a CDS encoding cysteine desulfurase, which translates into the protein MKYVDVEKIKKDFPILDVKPYGKKLIYLDNAATTQKPIEVIKAMDKYYEELNANVYRSPHYLSTLSTQAYEEARERVKKFINAKRVESIIFTRNTTESINFIAYTWGMKYINEGDEIILTIAEHHSNMLPWQMVAEAKKARLKYVYLDENFRLSMKDFKEKMSDKVKLVAVQHMSNVLGIVNPVEEITHIAHKYGAKVLIDGSQSVPHMPIDAQRISCDFFAFSGHKMLGPMGIGVLYIKEDLLSDVPPFLRGGEMIDEVFEDRATFAPPPLKFEAGTPNVKGACVLVSAIDYIEKIGLSNIHNHEGELLEYGLQKMKELDFVKLYGPKDVKERGGIISFNVEGVHPHDVATILDEEGIAVRSGHHCCLPLMRYLGVPATVRASFYLYNDFDEINALVEGLKKVRKWFK
- a CDS encoding DUF2250 domain-containing protein translates to MPVNNNQEELLDLTILTYLKKLGPEYAKLLAIRLGISLEESRRRLQSLEERGLIKRVERRIVKYYHRRRKSVKHRNHTYYELTRKGEFFLRQDRKKIDFNFNIEYPNR